In a single window of the Pseudodesulfovibrio profundus genome:
- a CDS encoding CvpA family protein — MNFLDIILICIVAVFAIRGIYRGLIQEVMSLIAIVLAIFLASEYQHLLTPHLEIYFENSVTINALAYVIIFFGTLIVFWLLAKLIKTFLDIALLGWMDRVAGCLFGAAEGVLVGLILIIFMQSFAADSAWLTESKIAPRAQHMVKLLANYAPESMKKTLESRGFQFPSAEEAFDSAKDAMGLNDSGQ, encoded by the coding sequence ATGAATTTTTTAGATATAATTCTCATTTGCATTGTCGCTGTTTTTGCCATTCGGGGCATTTACCGAGGCCTGATTCAGGAAGTCATGTCCCTGATAGCCATTGTTCTCGCCATATTCCTGGCCTCGGAATACCAGCATCTGCTCACACCACATCTGGAAATCTACTTCGAGAATTCCGTGACAATCAACGCTCTCGCGTATGTCATCATATTCTTCGGAACCCTCATCGTCTTCTGGCTTTTGGCCAAACTGATAAAAACATTTCTTGATATAGCCCTTCTCGGCTGGATGGATCGCGTGGCCGGATGTCTTTTCGGTGCTGCCGAGGGTGTGCTTGTGGGGCTGATCCTTATCATCTTCATGCAGTCATTTGCTGCCGATTCCGCGTGGCTGACAGAGTCGAAAATCGCCCCCCGTGCTCAACACATGGTGAAACTGTTGGCAAACTACGCCCCGGAATCCATGAAAAAAACCCTTGAATCCCGAGGGTTCCAGTTCCCGTCTGCCGAAGAGGCTTTTGATTCGGCCAAAGACGCCATGGGCCTGAATGACTCCGGTCAGTAA
- the rfbC gene encoding dTDP-4-dehydrorhamnose 3,5-epimerase, which translates to MLVHDTGFPGLLVLEPRVFQDERGFFLESYNRESFKRLGIDCEFVQDNHAYSREIGVLRGFHFQAPPMAQAKLVWVTRGAVLDVAVDLRKGSPTYGKWRHVILSAANFKRMFIPRGFGHAYVTIMPDTEFQYKVDAPYSPEHEGGVAWDDPDIAMDWAAALKGNTPIMSEKDKRLVKLADFDSPFVYEG; encoded by the coding sequence ATGCTGGTTCATGATACGGGGTTTCCCGGTTTGCTTGTCTTGGAGCCGAGGGTGTTTCAGGACGAACGAGGATTTTTTTTGGAAAGCTACAACCGAGAATCGTTCAAACGTCTGGGTATTGACTGCGAGTTCGTGCAGGATAACCATGCGTATTCGCGAGAAATCGGTGTGCTGCGCGGCTTTCATTTTCAGGCGCCGCCAATGGCTCAGGCAAAGTTGGTCTGGGTTACTCGTGGGGCAGTCCTTGATGTTGCCGTGGACTTGCGAAAGGGCTCTCCCACCTATGGCAAGTGGCGTCATGTCATATTGAGTGCCGCAAATTTCAAGCGAATGTTCATTCCCCGCGGGTTCGGGCATGCCTATGTGACCATTATGCCGGACACTGAGTTCCAATATAAGGTCGATGCGCCGTATTCTCCGGAACATGAAGGCGGCGTGGCGTGGGATGATCCTGATATAGCCATGGACTGGGCTGCTGCGCTCAAAGGGAATACGCCTATCATGTCTGAAAAAGACAAGCGCCTCGTGAAGTTGGCTGATTTTGATTCACCCTTTGTATACGAGGGGTGA
- the mazG gene encoding nucleoside triphosphate pyrophosphohydrolase: MSDKPFDAHSSAMEELLEVIEALLGPDGCPWDKEQTPESMCDYLAEESFELIEAIRAKDTQEAQEELGDVLFILLFMGVLFEKDGKFSLGDALKSSAAKMIRRHPHVFSDKQFDNQQALLDNWEATKKVENKETGKKGVFDSLPKGLPPLLKAYRINSKAARNGFTWDSTEGVQEQLTEEWNEWQDALQQGDSEASEKEFGDYLFTLVELGRRHGIKANSALDYTNQKFLRRFAAMESLARKQGTDLDSMNLEQMNELWDQVKHNN, translated from the coding sequence ATGAGCGATAAACCATTTGACGCCCACTCCTCTGCCATGGAGGAGTTGCTGGAAGTTATTGAAGCACTGCTTGGCCCCGATGGTTGCCCGTGGGACAAGGAACAGACACCGGAAAGCATGTGCGATTATCTTGCCGAGGAATCCTTTGAACTGATCGAGGCTATCCGAGCAAAGGACACACAGGAAGCCCAGGAAGAATTGGGAGATGTGTTGTTTATCCTCCTGTTCATGGGCGTTTTGTTTGAAAAAGACGGCAAGTTCTCTTTGGGAGATGCCCTCAAATCAAGCGCCGCCAAAATGATTCGCCGACACCCACATGTTTTTTCTGACAAGCAGTTCGACAATCAGCAGGCGCTTCTGGACAACTGGGAAGCCACAAAAAAAGTCGAGAACAAGGAAACAGGAAAAAAAGGGGTCTTCGACTCGCTTCCCAAAGGACTCCCTCCCCTTCTCAAGGCCTACCGAATCAACTCCAAGGCTGCCCGAAACGGCTTTACATGGGATTCGACAGAAGGTGTTCAAGAGCAGCTAACCGAAGAGTGGAATGAATGGCAGGATGCACTCCAGCAAGGCGACAGCGAGGCATCGGAAAAGGAGTTTGGCGACTATCTCTTCACTCTTGTGGAACTGGGCAGGCGACATGGAATCAAGGCAAACAGCGCCCTTGATTACACTAATCAGAAATTTCTTCGACGTTTTGCCGCGATGGAATCACTGGCTCGAAAGCAAGGCACGGACTTGGACTCCATGAACCTGGAACAAATGAACGAGTTGTGGGATCAGGTAAAACATAACAATTAA